Within the Platichthys flesus chromosome 8, fPlaFle2.1, whole genome shotgun sequence genome, the region CTGTATAGTTTATTtatgatatttgtatttgtttacacatttaaataccGTATTAGGTGATGAGAAGGCTTTCAAATGCATATTTTAATTGTTAAATGAGTGGTATTTAtgattttatattcatatttcatggCTTGTctgtaaattcatatttttaaaaccaTTATGAGTAAGGATGATTCTGTTAGTTTATCTAATGATATGATATTTATACTCATCTACTACATATTCCCAATGTTAAAGCCTTTGCAGGTGATGGGGACTTGAATGAGTCGTAACTGATGACATTTCTGGAGCCATGAAAACCAGAGTATTTTTTTCAGTGGACTATCCTTTTACGTCACTGTTTGGTAGATGTGCACTGTACCATGATTGGTGGAAACGCGTTTGCTTTCTCCACCAATCACATCCAGAGCTGTACAAAGAGATCTACTCCGTCTCATCGAGTAGCTTCAGCGTCATAACCATTGCAATGCCTTGCACGGGAGCGGAGGGATATGCAGACACAAAGCATGATCGTCACTGTTATGCATAAGGACGCTTTTGCATTGGATTGTAGACCTTCTCTGCTTACTCATTTGAGAATTTTGAGTTTTGGTGAGAAGATATGGGATTTATGGAACGAGGAATAATGTGGAACAAACTGTTAACATGGCAGTCGTTTTTGTGGTGGCATCATTTCTTTGTATTGTGGAGTACAATAGATGGACAGACTCGCTACAGCATCCCGGAGGAAGTGAAACAGGGCACTGTGGTAGGAAATCTTGCCAAAGATTTGGGTTTGGTTGTATCTGAACTGTATCGACGTAAATTGCGGATAACCTCTGAAGCTGGTAAGCAGTATTTTAATATTGACTTGGGGAAGGGAGAACTGGTGGTGATTGATAGGATAGACAGGGAGGAACTGTGTGGACAAAGACCGTCATGTCTGCTGCCTTTGGAACTAGTTATAGATAACCCCCTGCAGCTGCATAGAGTCGAAATTGAAATACAGGATACTAACGATAATTCACCCAGTTTTCTTACtaaagaaaaagtgctgcaaatTGCCGAGCTGGTAAATCCGGGGGCGCGATTTCCTTTAGAAAGTGCCCAGGACCCAGATGTCGGCTCAAATTCAGTTCGCTCTTATCTCATAAGCAAAAATGACAATTTTAAATTGACAATTAAAAACCACAAGGACGGAAGAAAAATTCCTGAACTAGTTCTGGAAAAACCTCTTGATCGAGAGAAGCTGTCTTTACATAATCTGATCCTCACCGCTGTAGATGGCGGAGATCCTGTGCGCTCAGGGACATCAGAAATAACAGTAATAGTACTTGACAACAATGATAATGCACCACAGTTTGAAAAACAGGTGTATGAAGCTAATGTCAGTGAGAAGGCTGCAGCTGGGACTCAAATACTGCAAGTTAAAGCCACAGATGCAGACGAGGGACTTAATGGagaaattgaatatttttttgcaGAGCAAACTGCGGATCTAATTTTGTCATTATTTGATATTCAACCTTCTACCGGAGTTATAACTGTTAAAGGAAATTTAGATCATGAAACAAACCCTGTGCACCGATTTGACATAACTGCTAAAGACAAAGGGAATCCTAAAATGGATGGACATTGTAGCATCGAAATTAAAATAGTGGACATTAATGACAATATTCCTGAAATAATAGTGACGTCGTTAACGACACCTGTTCCTGAAGATTCCCCGATCGGAACAGTTATTGCGTTAATAAGTGCAAAAGACCCAGACTCAGGTGACAACGGCAAAGTTAGGTTAACCGTTTCTACCAAATATCCTTTCAAGTTAAATCCCTCGGTCTCTAACCATTACTCATTTGTAACGAGTGGGCCACTCGACCGTGAGAAAAATGACCAATATAGTGTCAAGATCACTGCGACAGATTCTGGAAAACCCCCCTTATCGAGTGAAAAAATTATACTCGTTCAATTATTGGATGTAAATGACAATCCACCAGTTTTCTCCCAGCCTTCTTATGTCGTTTATGTAAAAGAAAACTATCCTCCTGGGAAGATCGTGTGCTCTGTGTCAGCCTCTGACCTGGATTTTGGTGAGAACGCTAAAATCTCTTACTCTATACTGGACTCTAAAGT harbors:
- the pcdh1g22 gene encoding protocadherin 1 gamma 22, coding for MGFMERGIMWNKLLTWQSFLWWHHFFVLWSTIDGQTRYSIPEEVKQGTVVGNLAKDLGLVVSELYRRKLRITSEAGKQYFNIDLGKGELVVIDRIDREELCGQRPSCLLPLELVIDNPLQLHRVEIEIQDTNDNSPSFLTKEKVLQIAELVNPGARFPLESAQDPDVGSNSVRSYLISKNDNFKLTIKNHKDGRKIPELVLEKPLDREKLSLHNLILTAVDGGDPVRSGTSEITVIVLDNNDNAPQFEKQVYEANVSEKAAAGTQILQVKATDADEGLNGEIEYFFAEQTADLILSLFDIQPSTGVITVKGNLDHETNPVHRFDITAKDKGNPKMDGHCSIEIKIVDINDNIPEIIVTSLTTPVPEDSPIGTVIALISAKDPDSGDNGKVRLTVSTKYPFKLNPSVSNHYSFVTSGPLDREKNDQYSVKITATDSGKPPLSSEKIILVQLLDVNDNPPVFSQPSYVVYVKENYPPGKIVCSVSASDLDFGENAKISYSILDSKVQDVSVSSYVYINSDNGSIYSMHSFDYEKLKVFQIQVQAKDQGSPSLSSNATVHVFILDQNDNAPSVIYPSSAVLGSLSHQRMPRSAKAGHLVTKVTAVDADSGHNAWISYKVAEATDASLFTVNLYTGEVRTKRAVSEQDDSSQRLLIEIKDDGDPVQSSTVTVSIQLEDGLHEPILDLRQKVTEPSKKTGRITLYLILSLASVSVLSVVTFLILAVKCIRSSRSSGSCCMRQGDYDGYKNPNRNLQIQLNTDGPIKYVEVLGGDMLSQSQSFRSCMSPMSPMSEYSDFTMIKPSSTTDFKEVISVLDASLPDSTWTFESQQVSRKQPFISVITK